Proteins encoded by one window of Channa argus isolate prfri chromosome 13, Channa argus male v1.0, whole genome shotgun sequence:
- the taf10 gene encoding transcription initiation factor TFIID subunit 10, translating to MNIDNVSQSVTTGVPSTTSSTSINCIANDNATTNVSSIPPVTSNAAASATMVTPTMDTSVANGVYVPGGITNGDVKPAVSTTPLADFLMQLEEYTPTIPDAVTGYYLNRAGFEASDPRIIRLISLASQKFISDIANDSLQYCKMKGTASGSSRSKTKDKKYTLTMEDLTPALTEYGINVKKPYYFT from the exons ATGAATATCGACAATGTTAGCCAGTCTGTTACAACTGGAGTGCCATCTACCACGTCCTCAACATCAATTAACTGTATCGCAAATGATAATGCAACCACCAACGTGAGCAGCATCCCTCCGGTCACAAGTAATG CTGCAGCCTCTGCGACCATGGTGACACCAACAATGGACACATCTGTCGCCAATGGAGTCTACGTACCGGGTGGCATCACTAATGGCGATGTTAAGCCTGCCGTCTCCACTACACCTCTTGCAGATTTCCTCATGCAGCTGGAAGAATACACTCCCACT ATTCCAGATGCAGTTACAGGATATTATCTTAACCGGGCTGGCTTTGAGGCTTCTGATCCAAGAAT AATCCGTCTGATTTCGCTTGCTTCTCAGAAGTTTATCTCTGACATTGCCAATGATTCACTACAGTACTGTAAAATGAAGGGCACAGCCTCAGGAAGCTCAAGGAGTAAGACGAAG GATAAGAAGTACACTCTGACTATGGAAGACCTGACTCCTGCCCTCACAGAATATGGCATCAACGTCAAGAAACCATATTACTTTACATAG
- the zgc:154075 gene encoding putative oxidoreductase YteT has translation MGQSSSAGARMTSPVSVSIVGAGSRGEIYSQFASIHPKRMKVVAVADPRKFARTKLQRQHNISDENTFDDWNSLLEREKFADAVLICTPDRLHKEPAVAFAKKGYHILLEKPMATTAEDCTAIVEACLQSGVMLSVGHVLRYDPVISKIKVLIDSGVIGDVIHIQHIEPVGFYHFAHSFVRGNWRNEAESSFALLAKSCHDIDLIHHWAGGRRCVKVSSFGSVSHFKKENKPIGAADRCLDCAIERGCPYSACKIYLDRVKLGHTGWPVSVICPSSCPDIESVTEALRIGPYGRCVYECDNDVCSNQVVNMEFEGGLTAAFSMVAFTETMCQRKTTIYGSKGELSYDGSQIHVFDFLTQRSTKHTAQSNISGQFGMSGHGGADYHLIDAFISAVANNDPSLIRSGPQDTLLSHLLVFEAERSRLENRVVYCGNDSKSQGSESHLT, from the exons ATGGGACAAAGCAG TTCGGCAGGTGCCAGAATGACTTCCCCCGTCAGTGTCAGCATTGTTGGGGCCGGCAGTCGAGGAGAGATCTACTCGCAGTTTGCATCCATCCACCCTAAACGCATGAAG GTTGTTGCAGTAGCTGATCCAAGGAAATTTGCTCGCACAAAACTTCAACGACaacacaacatttcagatgaaaacacatttgatg ACTGGAACAGTTTACTTGAAAGAGAGAAGTTTGCAGATGCTGTGTTGATTTGTACTCCAGATCGCCTTCATAAG GAACCTGCTGTGGCCTTTGCGAAAAAGGGCTACCATATATTGCTGGAGAAACCAATGGCT ACAACTGCTGAAGACTGTACAGCGATTGTGGAGGCCTGCTTACAGAGTGGCGTGATGCTGTCAGTGGGTCATGTTCTCCGGTATGATCCTGTTATCTCCAAGATAAAG GTGCTTATAGATTCAGGAGTCATTGGAGATGTGATTCATATTCAGCACATTGAACCA GTTGGGTTTTATCACTTTGCTCACTCCTTTGTTCGAGGGAATTGGAGGAATGAAGCTGAAAGTTCTTTTGCTCTTTTGGCCAAATCCTGCCATGACATCGACTTAATACATCACTGGGCAGGAGGACGCAG GTGTGTGAAAGTGTCATCCTTTGGATCGGTCAGCCACttcaagaaagaaaacaaa CCAATAGGTGCTGCAGATCGCTGCTTGGACTGTGCAATAGAAAGAGGATGTCCATACTCAGCATGCAAAATCTACCTGGATAGGGTCAAACTG GGTCACACTGGCTGGCCTGTATCTGTTATATGTCCGAGCTCATGCCCAGATATCGAGTCGGTAACCGAGGCACTAAGGATTGGACCATATGGCCGCTGTGTGTACGAGTGTGACAATGATGTCTGCAGTAACCAG GTTGTAAACATGGAGTTTGAAGGTGGTCTGACAGCAGCTTTTTCCATGGTGGCGTTCACTGAAACAATGTGCCAGCGAAAAACAACCATCTATGGTAGCAAG GGGGAACTATCATATGATGGCTCCCAGATACATGTGTTTGACTTTCTAACCCAGAGGTCTACAAAGCACACAGCACAAAGTAATATATCTGGGCAGTTTGGGATGAGTGGACATGGTGGAGCAGACTACCACCTTATTGATGCGTTTATTTCTGCTGTGGCG AACAATGATCCATCCCTGATCCGATCAGGTCCTCAGGATACGTTGCTCAGTCATTTGCTGGTGTTTGAAGCGGAGCGCTCACGACTGGAGAACAGGGTAGTATACTGTGGCAATGATAGCAAGAGCCAGGGGTCCGAAAGTCATCTCACTTAA